The following proteins come from a genomic window of Galactobacillus timonensis:
- the iscB gene encoding RNA-guided endonuclease IscB — MKVFVLNKHGNPLMPCNPKKARLLLKQQKAVVAKQMPFTIRLLYGSSGYKQPVSLGVDAGSKHIGIAATTEKEVLFAEELTPRNDVVNLMSVRRQNRRSRRNRKTRYRKVRFDNRVHAKRKGWLAPSVEVKIQEHITAIKHVQQILPITEVHVETAEFDTQRMKAVEEGRPLPVGTDYQLGEMYDSYNVRQYVLKRDNYTCQCCGKHGDGVKFHVHHLESRKTGGNAPGNLITLCEDCHKAIHAGTKTLHARKAKRGTKSLRDAAFMGIMRKTMLERLRAEPGIPVNGTYGYITKLYRDLYRIEKSHINDAIVISKHFTAVPDDVWYFAKAVRRHNRQIHKNKILKGGIRKRNQAPHVVKGCRLFDSVKYARNTYFIFGRRTSGQMDIRTLDGAKVSGGSLSFRKFSVQHCNAGALLERRKAIPPTNESVGFLA, encoded by the coding sequence ATGAAAGTCTTTGTGCTTAACAAACACGGCAATCCGCTGATGCCGTGTAATCCGAAAAAAGCAAGGCTGCTGCTGAAACAGCAGAAAGCAGTTGTTGCGAAGCAGATGCCTTTCACGATCCGGCTTCTGTATGGAAGTTCGGGATATAAGCAGCCTGTATCACTTGGCGTTGATGCCGGAAGTAAGCATATCGGCATTGCCGCCACAACTGAAAAAGAGGTGCTGTTTGCAGAAGAACTGACGCCTCGCAATGACGTCGTAAATCTGATGTCTGTTAGGCGGCAGAATAGAAGATCCCGCCGGAATCGTAAGACGCGTTACCGCAAAGTGCGTTTCGACAATCGTGTGCATGCCAAGCGCAAAGGCTGGCTGGCACCGTCTGTTGAGGTAAAGATCCAGGAGCACATCACTGCGATCAAACACGTACAGCAGATTCTTCCGATTACGGAAGTTCATGTAGAGACTGCAGAGTTTGACACACAGCGCATGAAGGCGGTGGAAGAAGGCAGGCCCCTTCCGGTCGGCACTGATTATCAGCTTGGCGAGATGTACGACAGTTATAACGTTCGTCAGTATGTTTTGAAACGTGATAACTACACCTGTCAGTGCTGCGGGAAGCACGGTGATGGTGTGAAGTTCCATGTGCATCATCTGGAAAGCCGCAAAACCGGCGGCAATGCGCCCGGCAATCTGATCACGCTGTGTGAAGACTGCCACAAAGCGATTCATGCCGGCACAAAAACGCTTCATGCTCGTAAAGCTAAACGCGGCACAAAGTCTCTGCGCGATGCGGCATTCATGGGCATTATGCGCAAAACGATGCTGGAGCGTCTGCGCGCAGAACCAGGCATCCCGGTGAATGGAACATACGGCTATATCACGAAGCTGTACCGTGATCTGTATCGCATCGAAAAGTCTCACATCAACGATGCCATCGTCATCAGCAAGCACTTCACCGCCGTGCCGGATGATGTCTGGTATTTTGCCAAAGCTGTGCGGAGGCATAACCGCCAGATTCACAAAAACAAGATCCTGAAAGGCGGTATCCGCAAACGCAATCAGGCCCCTCATGTGGTGAAAGGGTGCCGGCTGTTTGACTCCGTGAAGTACGCCAGAAACACGTATTTCATATTCGGGCGCAGGACATCTGGGCAGATGGATATTCGCACACTTGACGGTGCCAAAGTGAGCGGTGGATCGCTGAGCTTCAGAAAGTTTTCAGTTCAGCATTGCAACGCAGGGGCGTTGCTGGAAAGG
- the tmk gene encoding dTMP kinase, translated as MAKGKFITFEGPDGSGKTTVSTAVTKRLESEGYAVRYTREPGGSVIAEQIRNIILDPANTAEDARTEALLYAASRRQHLVDVVLPDLYKGISVISDRFVDSSLAYQGCGRGLGIEAVYAINQFAIENHMPDKTIFLNVPAELGIARIQKNRTSLDRLDQEALSFHKAVYDGYQKVIRMYADRMIIIDASRDVDTVIEDAYRAVKDILDGCR; from the coding sequence ATGGCAAAAGGAAAATTCATCACCTTCGAAGGACCGGACGGAAGCGGGAAAACGACAGTTTCCACCGCTGTCACGAAACGTCTTGAGAGCGAAGGCTATGCGGTTCGCTATACACGTGAGCCCGGCGGAAGTGTCATTGCGGAACAGATCCGCAATATCATTCTGGATCCGGCCAATACGGCGGAGGATGCACGCACCGAGGCATTGCTGTATGCGGCCAGCCGCCGCCAGCATCTGGTGGATGTTGTTCTTCCGGATCTCTACAAAGGCATCAGCGTGATCAGTGACCGTTTCGTTGACAGTTCGCTTGCCTATCAGGGATGCGGCAGAGGGCTTGGCATCGAAGCTGTCTATGCCATCAACCAGTTTGCCATCGAGAACCATATGCCCGATAAAACGATCTTCCTCAATGTGCCGGCAGAGCTTGGCATTGCGCGCATTCAGAAGAACCGCACGTCGCTTGATCGTCTTGATCAGGAGGCGCTGTCATTTCATAAGGCTGTCTATGACGGTTATCAGAAAGTGATCCGTATGTATGCGGACCGGATGATCATCATCGACGCCAGCCGGGACGTTGACACTGTGATTGAAGACGCCTACCGGGCTGTAAAGGATATTCTGGATGGCTGCCGTTAA
- a CDS encoding GNAT family N-acetyltransferase: MLALIKPERDELDYRAKLLTRPHNFDFGEEPQTFSEEDWDSFTKTWLSDDAKHIYRYGYCEECGFSIGAASLCSTSSDAYQLRILIDYNMRKCGFGASLLDQMLELAKKNGASRVYLTLTPENPYLPFFTKRGFEHEAADTYCRIL; encoded by the coding sequence ATGCTTGCATTGATCAAACCGGAACGCGACGAACTGGACTACCGCGCCAAGCTGCTGACGAGGCCACATAATTTTGACTTCGGTGAAGAGCCGCAGACGTTTTCGGAAGAGGACTGGGACAGCTTCACAAAAACCTGGCTCTCTGACGATGCGAAACACATCTACCGCTACGGCTATTGCGAAGAGTGCGGCTTCTCTATCGGTGCAGCCAGCCTTTGTTCAACATCTTCCGATGCCTATCAGCTGCGGATTCTGATTGATTACAACATGCGCAAATGCGGATTTGGAGCTTCGCTGCTGGATCAGATGCTGGAACTGGCAAAGAAAAACGGCGCCTCCCGAGTGTATCTCACTCTGACGCCGGAAAATCCTTATTTACCGTTCTTTACAAAGCGCGGCTTTGAGCACGAGGCAGCCGATACCTACTGCCGCATTCTTTGA
- a CDS encoding M15 family metallopeptidase, whose protein sequence is MKKRRINKKRLVTVVCAAAVAIAIIGFAVHKASVQRAEKTMASASPTAAAAPAVTPEPTVDPSLFTDPDSLLILANKKHKLPEGYEPDDLVAVMIPTTNSDVTMRSEASQALTQMAADAKEDGVELKVSSAYRSESYQQSLYSQYVNMYGKERADAISSRPGYSDHQTGLACDFVEGDGSFDGYNFEQAFEDTDAGKWLAKNAHLYGFILRYPQGKDDITGYSYEPWHFRYVGVDYATKIYETDPSETFEEYFHQEGGDYADNETTNTTKVQNRG, encoded by the coding sequence ATGAAGAAGAGACGGATAAACAAAAAGAGACTGGTGACGGTTGTCTGTGCGGCGGCGGTTGCCATTGCCATCATCGGCTTCGCTGTGCACAAAGCCAGTGTTCAGCGCGCCGAAAAGACTATGGCGTCGGCTTCGCCGACGGCGGCAGCTGCACCGGCAGTGACGCCGGAGCCGACCGTTGATCCATCACTCTTTACGGATCCGGATTCTCTTCTGATACTGGCAAACAAGAAACACAAGCTTCCGGAGGGGTATGAGCCGGATGATCTTGTGGCGGTGATGATACCGACGACGAACTCCGACGTAACGATGCGCAGCGAGGCGAGCCAGGCTCTGACGCAGATGGCCGCAGATGCGAAAGAGGATGGTGTGGAGCTGAAGGTTTCGAGTGCCTATCGTTCGGAGTCCTATCAGCAGTCTCTGTATTCGCAGTATGTGAATATGTACGGGAAGGAGCGTGCGGATGCGATCAGTTCGCGTCCGGGCTATTCGGATCATCAGACGGGTCTTGCCTGTGACTTTGTTGAGGGTGATGGCAGTTTTGACGGCTATAACTTTGAGCAGGCGTTTGAGGATACGGACGCCGGAAAGTGGCTGGCAAAGAATGCCCATCTCTATGGCTTCATTCTCCGCTATCCTCAGGGGAAGGACGACATTACGGGCTATTCCTATGAGCCATGGCACTTCCGCTATGTCGGGGTTGACTATGCGACGAAGATCTATGAGACGGATCCTTCGGAAACCTTCGAGGAATACTTCCATCAGGAAGGCGGCGATTACGCCGATAATGAAACTACGAATACGACAAAGGTGCAGAACCGGGGATAA
- a CDS encoding QueT transporter family protein gives MKTKQMAYIAMIAAVYTAVSLALAPISFGMMQVRIAEALTMLPLIYEPSIWGVTLGCFLTNLLGAMTGVNPTGAIDAVVGTLATLGAAYFTWKFRDRKIKGVPVLSMAMPVIWNFVLVGTELGVLFPVSDHVFASILINGAWVAVGEVVAVILGLILVRMLAKTKLFPENN, from the coding sequence ATGAAAACGAAACAAATGGCGTACATTGCCATGATTGCGGCAGTGTACACGGCGGTGTCGCTTGCGCTTGCGCCGATCTCGTTCGGCATGATGCAGGTGCGCATCGCGGAAGCCCTCACGATGCTGCCGTTGATTTATGAGCCTTCGATCTGGGGCGTGACGCTTGGATGCTTTCTGACGAATCTGCTCGGCGCCATGACGGGCGTCAATCCGACAGGAGCGATCGATGCGGTTGTCGGTACGCTGGCAACGCTTGGCGCGGCGTACTTTACCTGGAAGTTCAGAGACAGGAAAATCAAAGGGGTTCCGGTATTATCCATGGCGATGCCGGTGATCTGGAACTTTGTGCTTGTCGGGACGGAGCTCGGGGTTTTGTTCCCGGTATCGGACCATGTGTTTGCGAGCATACTGATCAATGGTGCCTGGGTCGCGGTCGGCGAAGTGGTGGCGGTGATTCTGGGACTGATCCTGGTACGGATGCTGGCGAAGACGAAGCTTTTCCCTGAAAATAACTAA
- a CDS encoding cysteine hydrolase family protein yields MRKILVVVDMQRDFIDGSLGTKEAQSIVEAVKEKIRTYEPENVVATRDTHPENYLKTYEGRHLPVEHCIEGTDGWQLYPGIDELLSGCVIFDKPTFGSVKLAEYLKKLNAASPIEVEIVGLCTDICVISNALLIKAYLPEVNISLDPKCCAGVTPESHEAALTTMRSCQIQIEE; encoded by the coding sequence ATGCGTAAGATTCTGGTTGTCGTCGATATGCAGAGGGATTTCATCGACGGGTCTCTTGGCACAAAGGAGGCGCAGAGCATTGTTGAGGCGGTGAAGGAGAAAATCCGCACCTATGAGCCGGAGAATGTGGTTGCGACGCGTGACACGCATCCGGAAAACTATCTTAAAACCTATGAGGGTAGACACTTGCCGGTGGAGCACTGCATTGAGGGAACGGATGGCTGGCAGTTGTATCCGGGCATCGATGAACTTCTGTCTGGCTGCGTGATCTTCGATAAACCGACCTTTGGTTCCGTGAAACTGGCGGAGTATCTGAAGAAGCTGAATGCGGCAAGTCCGATCGAGGTTGAGATCGTGGGTCTCTGTACGGACATCTGCGTGATTTCAAATGCGTTATTGATTAAGGCATATCTTCCGGAAGTGAACATTTCACTGGATCCGAAGTGCTGTGCAGGTGTTACGCCAGAGTCGCACGAAGCGGCGCTGACGACGATGCGCAGCTGTCAGATTCAGATTGAGGAATAA
- a CDS encoding 5'-methylthioadenosine/adenosylhomocysteine nucleosidase, producing MKTGIIGAMQVEMDVLKDAMHVTNELTIAQMTFYEGTIGKSEAVVVRSGIGKVNAGICVQILVDCFGVDQVINTGVAGSLNNDLNILDVLVSRDAIYHDVDATVFGYAPGEVPQMGHDVFPIKADERLRRLALQAVRNVAPEVNAKEGRVVSGDQFIRDPEKKKWIRDTFAADCCEMEGTAIAQASWLNHVPFVILRAISDKADGSDIMQYDQFEAIAAKHCAKITLRMMEEMEDA from the coding sequence ATGAAGACAGGTATTATCGGTGCGATGCAGGTTGAGATGGATGTGCTCAAGGATGCGATGCACGTGACAAATGAATTGACGATTGCGCAGATGACGTTCTACGAGGGGACGATCGGAAAGAGTGAGGCCGTCGTGGTGCGCAGCGGCATCGGCAAGGTGAATGCGGGAATCTGTGTACAGATTCTGGTGGACTGCTTCGGTGTGGATCAGGTGATCAATACGGGTGTCGCCGGTTCGCTGAACAATGATCTCAACATTCTGGATGTCCTTGTATCGAGAGATGCGATCTATCACGATGTGGATGCGACGGTATTCGGCTATGCGCCGGGCGAAGTGCCGCAGATGGGACATGATGTGTTTCCGATCAAAGCCGATGAGCGGCTGCGGAGGCTGGCGCTTCAGGCGGTGAGGAACGTGGCGCCTGAAGTAAATGCGAAAGAGGGTCGTGTTGTTTCGGGGGACCAGTTCATCCGCGATCCGGAAAAGAAGAAGTGGATCCGTGATACATTTGCGGCAGACTGCTGCGAGATGGAGGGGACGGCAATTGCGCAGGCGAGCTGGCTGAACCATGTGCCGTTTGTGATCCTGCGGGCGATTTCGGACAAGGCTGATGGTTCGGATATCATGCAGTACGATCAGTTTGAGGCAATTGCGGCAAAGCACTGTGCAAAGATTACGCTTCGCATGATGGAGGAAATGGAAGATGCGTAA
- a CDS encoding alpha/beta hydrolase family protein: MRAITIEDVTKYAVPGNLTWNPSRTVAAFEVTRSQLDKNQYQTDIWLYENGEVRQLTAGLSSGILAWNDDCHLYLRRSSSDTKPGYTDVYVIDIHGGEAILVGQLPLLVSQMKKLACGKWAVTATIDAGHPDFYRETEREQKEYIEAVKGEEDYEVLDEIPYWINGRHFTNKKRQALFLMELDPLKLKRITEPLFDVADMSVDGDTIYFAGTKWDGSQPLMNQVYRWKQDSDTIETIYGRSDYQFASLFVLNHQLYAQASDLKTYGVNQTANIYLVTKDMLVEKYVPSVSLNNSVIGDTLDISSCQDVFKDHFYTFATEEDHTVLYAFDASFHCEKLWERAGTLGSFAINEEEIVVIYQDWKAPAEVYSLNRKNGELRKVSSFCDDVMRDCYVAKPQRIDYVSGADQLHGWALLPENYDPQKKYAAILDVHGGPRCVYGETFFHEMQVWAAKGYIVLFTNIRGSDGRGDAFADIRGKYGDVDYKNLMDFVDASLAAYPSIDPDRVCITGGSYGGFMTNWVITHTDRFCCAASQRSISNWVAMTFIADIGPWFDSDQCGADSPFDYAKQWDHSPLKYVEGATTPTLFIHSDQDHRCPLEQGMAMMQALAYQGVETKMVLFHGENHELSRSGLPKHRLRRLTEMTAWFDAHTGEGK, encoded by the coding sequence ATGAGAGCGATTACGATTGAAGACGTTACGAAATATGCGGTGCCCGGCAATCTGACCTGGAACCCGTCCCGGACGGTTGCCGCCTTTGAAGTGACGCGCAGCCAGCTGGACAAAAACCAGTATCAGACGGATATCTGGCTTTATGAAAATGGAGAGGTGCGTCAGCTGACCGCCGGCCTCTCCTCGGGCATACTTGCATGGAATGATGACTGTCATCTGTATCTGCGCCGCTCTTCCAGCGATACAAAGCCCGGCTATACCGATGTATATGTCATTGATATTCATGGTGGGGAGGCGATCCTTGTGGGGCAGCTGCCGTTGTTAGTTTCGCAGATGAAGAAGCTGGCCTGCGGGAAATGGGCGGTGACCGCGACCATTGATGCAGGGCACCCTGATTTTTATCGGGAAACTGAACGTGAACAAAAAGAATACATCGAAGCAGTGAAGGGGGAAGAGGACTACGAGGTGCTCGATGAGATCCCTTACTGGATCAACGGCCGTCACTTTACCAATAAGAAGCGGCAGGCTTTATTTCTGATGGAACTGGATCCACTGAAGCTGAAGCGAATTACGGAGCCGCTTTTTGATGTTGCGGACATGAGCGTGGATGGAGATACTATCTACTTTGCTGGAACGAAATGGGATGGCAGTCAGCCGCTCATGAACCAGGTTTACCGCTGGAAACAAGATTCGGATACGATCGAAACGATCTATGGCAGGAGTGATTATCAGTTTGCTTCGCTGTTTGTTTTGAATCATCAGCTGTATGCGCAGGCCTCGGACCTCAAGACGTATGGCGTCAACCAGACAGCCAATATCTATCTGGTGACGAAGGATATGCTTGTGGAGAAATATGTTCCTTCGGTATCGCTCAATAATTCGGTGATTGGAGATACGCTGGACATTTCCAGTTGTCAGGATGTTTTTAAGGATCATTTCTACACATTCGCAACAGAAGAGGATCATACGGTGCTGTATGCCTTTGATGCGTCGTTCCATTGTGAAAAGCTGTGGGAGCGCGCCGGGACGCTGGGCAGCTTTGCGATCAATGAAGAGGAAATCGTTGTCATTTACCAGGATTGGAAGGCGCCGGCCGAAGTTTATTCACTGAACCGGAAAAATGGTGAACTAAGGAAAGTTTCCAGCTTCTGCGATGATGTGATGCGTGATTGCTACGTGGCAAAACCGCAGCGGATCGATTACGTCTCCGGTGCGGATCAGCTTCATGGCTGGGCGCTGCTGCCGGAGAATTATGATCCGCAGAAAAAGTATGCGGCCATTCTGGATGTGCATGGAGGACCACGCTGCGTCTATGGCGAGACATTCTTTCATGAGATGCAGGTTTGGGCAGCCAAAGGTTACATTGTTCTATTTACCAATATCCGCGGTTCCGATGGGCGCGGCGACGCGTTTGCGGATATTCGCGGCAAATACGGGGATGTGGACTATAAGAATCTGATGGACTTTGTCGATGCTTCCTTAGCGGCCTATCCTTCGATTGACCCGGATCGGGTATGCATTACGGGCGGCAGCTATGGCGGCTTTATGACGAACTGGGTCATTACGCATACGGACCGTTTCTGCTGTGCGGCTTCGCAGCGTTCGATCTCAAACTGGGTGGCGATGACGTTCATTGCGGATATCGGGCCGTGGTTTGACAGTGATCAGTGCGGTGCAGATTCACCGTTTGACTATGCGAAGCAATGGGATCATTCGCCTTTGAAGTATGTGGAAGGCGCAACGACGCCGACTCTGTTTATTCACAGTGATCAGGATCATCGCTGCCCTCTGGAGCAGGGGATGGCCATGATGCAGGCGCTGGCTTATCAGGGCGTCGAGACGAAGATGGTATTGTTCCATGGGGAGAACCATGAGTTGTCGCGCTCTGGTCTGCCGAAGCATCGCCTGCGGCGCTTAACAGAGATGACAGCGTGGTTTGATGCCCATACAGGGGAAGGCAAATGA
- a CDS encoding NUDIX domain-containing protein: MKKEDLEQKTIRSQRIYEGAVFQIRKDEAQMPDGSIVLREVVEHRGGVAIALHDTDDTFFLVTQWRYAQRKPMLEFPAGKKEIGEEPFQTAQREIVEETGFAGKEWHYLGQMVPTPAYDEEVIDMYYAEKGEFLGQHLDPDEQLNVSKMKIDDLIEEIKEGKVTDAKTMVMAFLVREYMGEKR, encoded by the coding sequence ATGAAAAAAGAAGATCTGGAACAGAAAACAATACGTTCCCAGCGCATCTATGAAGGTGCTGTCTTTCAGATACGTAAAGATGAGGCACAGATGCCGGATGGCTCGATTGTTTTGCGTGAGGTGGTGGAACATCGCGGCGGCGTTGCGATTGCGCTGCACGATACGGATGATACGTTCTTTCTTGTGACGCAATGGCGCTATGCGCAGCGTAAGCCGATGCTCGAATTCCCGGCCGGAAAGAAAGAGATTGGTGAAGAACCATTCCAAACGGCGCAGCGCGAGATCGTTGAAGAAACCGGTTTTGCAGGCAAGGAGTGGCATTATCTTGGCCAGATGGTACCGACGCCTGCCTATGACGAAGAAGTCATTGACATGTACTATGCTGAAAAAGGAGAGTTCCTTGGCCAGCATTTGGATCCGGATGAGCAGCTCAATGTATCAAAGATGAAAATCGATGATCTGATTGAAGAGATTAAAGAAGGAAAAGTCACCGACGCCAAAACAATGGTGATGGCTTTCCTGGTTCGCGAATATATGGGAGAAAAACGATGA
- a CDS encoding nucleoside 2-deoxyribosyltransferase has protein sequence MKNVYFAGSIRGGREDAALYHEIICHINKTDHVLTEQVGNMNRSTREQGRKKDALIYAQDTAWIQACDIVIAECTHPSLGVGYEMAYAEKYNKPVFIFYRSAETQLSAMLTGDPYFHIASYSSKEELLQMIDEVLQKPCSA, from the coding sequence ATGAAAAACGTCTATTTTGCCGGCAGTATCCGCGGCGGCCGCGAAGATGCGGCACTGTATCACGAAATCATCTGTCACATCAATAAGACGGATCATGTTCTGACGGAACAGGTCGGTAACATGAACCGATCTACCAGAGAACAGGGCCGCAAAAAGGATGCCCTCATCTATGCTCAGGATACGGCATGGATTCAGGCCTGCGACATCGTCATCGCCGAGTGTACACACCCGTCTCTCGGTGTCGGCTATGAGATGGCATACGCCGAAAAATACAATAAGCCCGTCTTTATCTTCTATCGCAGCGCAGAAACACAGTTATCCGCCATGTTAACAGGGGATCCTTACTTCCACATAGCATCCTATTCATCCAAAGAAGAGCTGCTGCAGATGATCGATGAAGTATTACAAAAACCCTGCAGCGCATGA
- a CDS encoding tyrosine-protein phosphatase, giving the protein MNISAMHDEINFRDLGGIRTADGRQIREGLIYRSGGLYLMNDEEKAFFRSLNIRCILDLRTAEEEAAKPDPEFENITMLRHSGVVSTGGEQIDFSPAGMHRIGKEGIDQLHRLEGYYVAMPFHNEAFHVLVNAIKERNVPLVFHCATGKDRTGVAAMVVEALLGVTEEVILKDYLLSNVYFQRRISACMEQEAQRIESHPEARQLLLMQKGVRPEIGEAVLAEMKKRCGSLDNYVRQEYSLSDHDVSQIRDYYLEQ; this is encoded by the coding sequence ATGAACATTTCCGCGATGCATGATGAAATCAATTTCCGTGACCTTGGCGGTATCCGTACAGCGGACGGCCGCCAGATCCGGGAAGGTCTGATCTACAGATCCGGCGGCCTTTATCTGATGAATGATGAGGAGAAGGCCTTTTTTCGCAGCCTCAATATCCGCTGCATCCTGGATCTAAGAACAGCGGAGGAAGAAGCTGCCAAACCAGATCCGGAATTTGAAAACATAACGATGCTGAGACACTCTGGCGTCGTTAGCACGGGCGGGGAACAGATTGATTTTTCCCCTGCTGGCATGCACCGGATCGGAAAAGAAGGCATCGATCAGCTGCACCGGCTGGAAGGCTATTATGTAGCGATGCCGTTTCATAATGAAGCCTTCCATGTTCTGGTCAATGCGATCAAAGAACGAAATGTTCCGCTGGTGTTTCATTGTGCAACCGGAAAGGATCGCACTGGCGTCGCGGCGATGGTTGTAGAAGCGCTGCTGGGCGTTACTGAGGAAGTGATCCTTAAAGATTATTTGTTAAGCAACGTCTATTTTCAGCGCCGCATTTCCGCATGCATGGAACAGGAGGCGCAGCGCATCGAATCCCATCCCGAGGCCAGGCAGCTTTTGTTGATGCAGAAGGGTGTGCGGCCTGAGATCGGCGAAGCTGTTCTTGCCGAAATGAAAAAACGCTGCGGAAGTCTCGACAACTATGTTCGTCAGGAGTACAGCCTCAGCGATCATGATGTTTCCCAAATCAGGGATTATTATCTGGAACAATGA
- a CDS encoding NAD(P)/FAD-dependent oxidoreductase: MTYDIAIIGTGPAGLEAAITATIRKKNIILIGSKNSSVKVEKAHTVLNYLGLPEIPGSEMAKRFLDHAASMGVSITEDQITAVYSMGSSFVLQGAKNSYEASSVILATGVVNGKPYPGEEKYLGRGVSYCATCDGAFYKGKTVAVIGGSPKEEDEAKFLCDYAAKVLYFPLYKDEVSQGGYEVVREMPQEILGEMKVTGLKTNAGVHTVDGVFILREAIAPGQLVPGLETVGPHVKVNIDMSTSLPGLFAAGDIAGLPYQYIKSAGQGNIAALSAVNYLTQQALKK; encoded by the coding sequence ATGACTTACGATATTGCGATTATTGGAACGGGGCCTGCGGGCCTTGAAGCGGCAATTACCGCTACCATACGAAAAAAGAACATCATCCTGATTGGATCCAAGAATTCAAGCGTAAAGGTTGAGAAGGCACATACGGTGCTGAACTACCTTGGCCTGCCGGAAATTCCTGGCTCTGAAATGGCAAAGCGCTTCCTGGATCATGCGGCTTCCATGGGCGTCTCCATTACGGAAGATCAGATTACGGCTGTCTACAGCATGGGCTCTTCCTTTGTGCTGCAGGGCGCAAAGAATTCTTATGAAGCTTCCAGCGTCATCCTTGCGACGGGTGTCGTCAATGGCAAGCCATATCCGGGCGAAGAAAAATATCTTGGCCGCGGCGTCAGCTATTGCGCAACCTGCGATGGCGCTTTCTATAAAGGAAAGACGGTTGCAGTGATCGGTGGCAGCCCGAAGGAAGAAGACGAAGCAAAGTTCCTGTGCGACTATGCCGCAAAGGTACTGTACTTCCCGCTCTACAAAGATGAAGTATCTCAAGGCGGCTATGAGGTGGTACGCGAGATGCCGCAGGAAATTCTTGGTGAAATGAAGGTGACCGGCTTAAAGACCAATGCCGGGGTCCACACGGTGGACGGCGTTTTCATTCTGCGCGAAGCCATTGCGCCAGGCCAGCTTGTTCCGGGACTGGAAACGGTTGGGCCGCACGTGAAGGTCAATATTGATATGAGCACGTCGCTGCCGGGACTGTTTGCGGCGGGTGACATCGCCGGACTTCCTTATCAGTACATTAAGTCGGCGGGACAGGGAAACATCGCTGCTCTTTCAGCCGTCAATTATCTGACGCAGCAGGCCTTGAAAAAATGA
- a CDS encoding CHAP domain-containing protein yields the protein MKKLLEKILAAFMAMILVFGGTIGFKSIVSAEGNNPYSGGWSNCTWSAWALVYESTGTELPRWGNATNWAYNAASQGWYVSAIPAANTVVVWVGHVGYVTAVSEDGQSVYIREGGMNGGYSEGWYPAYGPRYGQTLIGYIYVGGTEPSTYYRPEDLASGSYSSAENQRLVEQARMIQEEEQSVVRIEDVSGTDTVKSEVEEAQKEIAKEDAASATIIPIK from the coding sequence ATGAAAAAATTACTTGAAAAAATTCTGGCCGCTTTCATGGCCATGATCCTTGTATTCGGCGGGACCATTGGTTTTAAATCTATTGTTTCTGCTGAAGGGAACAACCCATATTCCGGCGGCTGGTCCAACTGTACATGGTCCGCATGGGCACTGGTCTATGAGTCAACCGGTACGGAACTGCCTCGCTGGGGCAATGCAACCAACTGGGCTTACAACGCTGCTTCCCAGGGCTGGTACGTATCTGCGATTCCGGCTGCCAATACGGTTGTTGTATGGGTTGGCCATGTCGGTTACGTTACCGCCGTATCGGAAGACGGTCAGTCCGTCTACATTCGTGAAGGCGGCATGAATGGCGGCTACAGCGAAGGATGGTATCCTGCTTACGGTCCCCGTTATGGTCAGACTTTGATTGGTTATATCTATGTGGGAGGTACTGAGCCATCCACTTACTATCGTCCGGAAGATCTTGCCAGCGGCTCTTACAGCTCCGCAGAAAATCAGCGTCTCGTTGAACAGGCGCGGATGATTCAGGAAGAGGAGCAGTCCGTTGTCCGTATCGAAGATGTTTCCGGTACAGATACCGTAAAGTCTGAGGTAGAGGAAGCGCAGAAGGAAATCGCGAAAGAGGACGCAGCTTCCGCAACCATTATCCCGATCAAGTAA